One genomic window of Halovivax cerinus includes the following:
- a CDS encoding lysylphosphatidylglycerol synthase transmembrane domain-containing protein — protein sequence MGVQTAEAGARSDQSTPRDRLVRLGRRYGPVLGSFFLIGALVVTARRLGEGAVLDALASADPALVALAAVVYAASWPLRGQRYADLLSPLSAVVGTALSTAAVFASQAANLVVPARAGDPVRAYVAHESADVPYSAGIAALVVERLFDLVAITVIAGGAVCWLLLGGGAEPATLVSATDRSGPIVVAAGSVALGAVGACVGLVILARTRLGTRVGAWLRVRAAGSTRVSSVAEWFSRIAVDVGQVIERPRTLLVVGTSSLAIWLLDVATAVLVLLAVEPGLADPSVIVVGSIAVSVGNLAKVLPLSQGGIGLYEAAFTAIVVALAPVGAGTALAAAVLDHALKNVLTLAGGALAAIGLGLSAAAVRGDSEPVDRDRHAF from the coding sequence ATGGGCGTGCAGACGGCGGAAGCGGGTGCCCGTTCCGACCAGTCGACGCCACGCGACCGGCTGGTCCGGCTCGGTCGTCGGTACGGACCAGTTCTCGGCTCGTTCTTCCTGATCGGTGCGCTCGTCGTCACCGCGCGCCGACTCGGCGAGGGCGCAGTCCTCGACGCGCTGGCGAGTGCCGACCCGGCACTGGTGGCACTGGCGGCGGTCGTATACGCCGCGTCGTGGCCGCTTCGCGGGCAGCGGTACGCCGACCTGCTCTCGCCGCTCTCCGCCGTCGTTGGCACCGCGCTATCGACGGCGGCCGTCTTCGCGAGTCAGGCGGCGAACCTCGTCGTCCCGGCCCGCGCGGGCGATCCCGTGCGCGCATACGTCGCACACGAATCCGCCGACGTCCCCTACAGCGCCGGAATCGCTGCCCTGGTCGTCGAACGACTCTTCGACCTTGTCGCGATCACGGTGATCGCGGGCGGCGCCGTCTGCTGGCTCCTGCTGGGCGGCGGGGCCGAGCCGGCGACGCTGGTCTCGGCGACCGATCGGTCGGGACCGATCGTCGTCGCCGCCGGGTCCGTGGCGCTTGGGGCCGTCGGCGCCTGCGTCGGCCTCGTGATCCTGGCGCGGACCCGTCTCGGAACACGAGTTGGAGCGTGGCTTCGCGTCCGCGCGGCCGGGTCGACACGGGTGTCGAGTGTAGCCGAGTGGTTCAGTCGGATCGCGGTCGACGTCGGTCAGGTGATCGAACGTCCGCGAACGCTGCTCGTCGTCGGTACATCGAGCCTCGCGATCTGGCTCCTCGACGTCGCCACGGCCGTTCTGGTGCTACTCGCCGTCGAACCCGGACTCGCCGACCCGTCGGTGATCGTCGTCGGTTCGATCGCAGTGAGCGTCGGCAACCTCGCGAAGGTCCTCCCGCTCTCACAGGGCGGAATCGGCCTCTACGAGGCAGCCTTTACCGCGATCGTGGTCGCGCTCGCGCCGGTCGGTGCGGGGACCGCACTCGCCGCAGCCGTCCTCGACCACGCGCTAAAGAACGTGCTTACGCTGGCCGGCGGTGCACTGGCTGCCATCGGTCTCGGCCTCTCCGCGGCGGCGGTCCGTGGAGATTCCGAGCCGGTCGACAGGGATCGGCACGCTTTTTAG
- a CDS encoding NAD-dependent epimerase/dehydratase family protein yields the protein MDLSSGRVLVTGGAGFIGSHLVERLVDGGADVTVVDDFSNGDADRLPDATTVVQADLREPDALDGWLAGIDRVAHLAASKHVDIDRPYAQFEDNTRMTRTVLQAMADADVTELLYTSSSTVYGEAPRPTPEDYAPLEPISAYGASKLADEGLLSVRAHSHDLTVWNVRFANVVGSRLRGAVIPDFIEKLRADPASLTILGDGRQEKSYLHVEDCLDAIFHVVATADEAMNTFNLGARTTTSVDRIAAIVADEMGLDPAFEYTGGDRGWTGDVPKMRLSIEKLAALGWEPERSSDQAVRTATRELLED from the coding sequence ATGGATCTCTCCAGTGGACGGGTCCTCGTGACCGGCGGCGCGGGGTTCATCGGGTCGCACCTGGTAGAGCGGTTGGTCGACGGCGGTGCAGACGTCACCGTCGTCGACGATTTTTCGAACGGTGACGCGGACCGACTTCCCGACGCGACCACGGTCGTCCAGGCCGATCTCCGCGAACCGGATGCGCTCGATGGGTGGCTCGCCGGAATCGACCGGGTCGCACACCTCGCGGCCTCGAAGCACGTCGACATCGATCGGCCGTACGCACAGTTCGAGGACAACACCCGCATGACACGCACGGTGCTCCAGGCGATGGCCGACGCCGACGTGACCGAACTGCTCTACACCTCGTCGTCGACCGTCTACGGCGAGGCACCCCGCCCGACGCCCGAGGACTACGCGCCGCTCGAGCCGATCAGCGCCTACGGGGCGAGTAAACTCGCGGACGAGGGGCTGCTTTCCGTCCGGGCCCACAGTCACGATCTCACCGTCTGGAACGTCCGCTTCGCGAACGTGGTCGGGTCACGACTGCGCGGCGCCGTGATTCCCGACTTCATCGAGAAATTGCGGGCAGACCCGGCATCGCTCACGATCCTCGGTGACGGGCGCCAGGAGAAGTCTTACCTGCACGTCGAAGACTGTCTCGACGCCATCTTCCACGTGGTCGCGACCGCCGACGAGGCGATGAACACGTTCAACCTTGGGGCCCGGACGACCACGTCGGTCGATCGGATCGCCGCCATCGTCGCCGACGAAATGGGGCTCGACCCGGCGTTCGAGTACACCGGCGGGGATCGGGGCTGGACCGGTGACGTCCCAAAGATGCGCCTCTCGATCGAAAAACTCGCGGCTCTCGGCTGGGAGCCCGAGCGCTCGAGCGACCAGGCGGTCAGAACGGCCACGCGGGAGTTGCTCGAAGACTAG
- the thsB gene encoding thermosome subunit beta has product MSQRMQQGQPMIVMSEDSQRVKDQDAQEYNISAARAVAESVKSTLGPKGMDKMLVDSMGSVTITNDGVTILQEMDIDNPTAEMIIEVAETQEDEAGDGTTTAVAIAGELLKNAEDLIEQDIHPTAIIKGFHMAAEQAREEVDDIATEVDTEDEDLLRSVAETSMTGKGAELNKEHLSQLIVDAVRAVTVETDEGENVVDLEFLNIETQTGRSAGESDLLEGGIVDKDPVHDDMPTEATDADVLLLNDPIEIEEADVDTEVSVTDPDQLQQFLDREEKQLREKVDHIVDVGADVVFCQKGIDDLAQHYLAKEGILAVRRAKKSDLEFLQEVVDAAVVSDLESATEDDLGFGDVTRDDEDELFYVEGEDAHGVTLLLRGSTDHVVDELERGVNDALDVVAQTVSDGRVLAGGGAVEVELASRLRDFADSVSGREQLAVESFADSLELVPRVLAENAGLDSIDTLVDLRAAHDEGDLQAGLNAWTGDVENTADAGIVEPAHAKEQAVTSASEAANLVLKIDDIISAGDLSTDKEDDDEGGAPGGGMGGMGGGMGGMM; this is encoded by the coding sequence ATGAGTCAGCGAATGCAACAGGGACAGCCGATGATCGTCATGAGCGAGGACTCCCAGCGCGTCAAGGACCAGGACGCCCAGGAGTACAACATCAGTGCCGCGCGAGCGGTCGCCGAGTCGGTCAAATCGACACTCGGCCCGAAGGGGATGGACAAGATGCTCGTCGACTCGATGGGGTCGGTCACCATCACGAACGACGGCGTCACCATCCTCCAGGAGATGGACATCGACAACCCGACGGCCGAGATGATCATCGAGGTCGCCGAGACGCAGGAGGACGAGGCCGGCGACGGCACCACGACCGCCGTCGCCATCGCGGGCGAACTCCTGAAGAACGCCGAGGACCTCATCGAGCAGGACATTCACCCGACGGCCATCATCAAGGGCTTCCACATGGCCGCCGAACAGGCTCGCGAGGAAGTCGACGACATCGCGACCGAGGTCGACACCGAGGACGAGGACCTGCTGCGCTCGGTCGCCGAAACCTCGATGACCGGCAAGGGTGCCGAACTCAACAAGGAGCACCTCTCCCAGCTGATCGTCGACGCGGTTCGTGCGGTCACCGTCGAGACCGACGAGGGCGAGAACGTCGTCGACCTCGAGTTCCTCAACATCGAGACCCAGACCGGCCGCTCGGCCGGCGAGTCCGACCTCCTCGAGGGCGGCATCGTCGACAAGGACCCCGTCCACGACGACATGCCGACCGAGGCCACCGACGCCGACGTCCTCCTGCTCAACGACCCGATCGAGATCGAGGAGGCCGACGTCGATACCGAAGTCTCCGTCACCGACCCCGACCAGCTCCAGCAGTTCTTAGACCGCGAGGAGAAGCAGCTGCGAGAGAAGGTCGACCACATCGTCGACGTCGGCGCCGACGTCGTCTTCTGCCAGAAGGGCATCGACGACCTCGCCCAGCACTACCTCGCGAAGGAGGGCATCCTGGCCGTCCGCCGCGCCAAGAAGTCCGACCTCGAGTTCCTGCAGGAGGTCGTCGACGCCGCCGTCGTCTCCGACTTAGAGAGCGCGACCGAAGACGACCTCGGCTTCGGTGACGTCACCCGCGACGACGAGGACGAACTCTTCTACGTCGAGGGTGAGGACGCCCACGGCGTCACCCTCCTCCTGCGCGGCTCGACCGACCACGTCGTCGACGAACTCGAACGCGGCGTCAACGACGCGCTGGACGTCGTCGCCCAGACGGTCTCCGACGGCCGTGTCCTCGCCGGCGGCGGTGCCGTCGAGGTCGAACTCGCCTCCCGGCTCCGCGACTTCGCCGACTCCGTCTCCGGCCGCGAGCAACTCGCCGTCGAGTCCTTCGCCGACTCACTCGAACTCGTCCCCCGCGTCCTCGCAGAGAACGCCGGCCTCGATTCCATCGACACGCTCGTCGACCTCCGTGCCGCCCACGACGAGGGCGATCTCCAGGCCGGCCTGAACGCCTGGACCGGCGACGTCGAGAACACCGCCGACGCCGGCATCGTCGAACCGGCCCACGCCAAGGAGCAGGCCGTGACCTCCGCCTCCGAGGCCGCGAACCTGGTACTCAAGATCGACGACATCATCTCCGCCGGCGACCTCTCCACCGACAAGGAAGACGACGACGAAGGCGGCGCACCCGGCGGCGGTATGGGCGGCATGGGCGGCGGTATGGGCGGCATGATGTAA
- a CDS encoding ABC transporter ATP-binding protein, whose amino-acid sequence MSAYDEEETPFDAYRERVDRPLTRLFMEYGTDRLGWFSAGMVANFVARMASLVAPLLLGTAIDAVFPPPERAGEFTLPVVPNAWLPVEQMPQFWFSVTAIALAFVVTAIFTWIYGVTANLFAHGVMHTVRVDSFEKMQRLDQTFFDDKQTGEVMAVLNNDTQNLEMFLDNALMNSLRLIVMVLGIAGVLFYLNWQLALITLVAVPLMVGFTLWFMRVAEPRYVRQRSAVARLNTRLENSIAGMELTKTTANESYETERVRKASKNLFDRTIDVLKLTYLYRPGMELLAGVSFAVTFLVGGLWLTTGTAPGPLSGSLSVGDFVVFLMLTQRIVAPLAEVSNIVDQYENAKASSERIFGLMDIPVAIQDDEDPVSLPDPDGRVEYDSVSFAYDDIMADEDHEAETVIDDVSFSAEPGEMVALVGPTGAGKSTMLKLLMRLYDVDDGEIRVDGHDLRDVAIEDLREATGYVGQETFLFDGTIADNIRYGSQEASIDAVREAAKAAEAHEFIQDLEEGYDTRVGERGVKLSGGQRQRIAIARTVLQDPPILVLDEATSAVDTETELAIQRSIERLTADRTTLAIAHRLSTIRDADTILVLEAGEVVERGDHEQLLAEDGRYAALWNVQAGQIDEPAELSGD is encoded by the coding sequence GTGAGCGCTTACGACGAGGAGGAGACGCCGTTCGACGCCTATCGAGAGCGCGTCGATCGGCCGCTGACGCGGCTGTTCATGGAGTACGGGACGGACCGCCTCGGCTGGTTCTCGGCGGGGATGGTTGCGAACTTCGTCGCGCGGATGGCGAGCCTCGTCGCGCCGTTGCTCCTCGGGACGGCGATCGACGCCGTGTTCCCGCCGCCGGAGCGGGCGGGAGAGTTCACGCTGCCGGTCGTCCCGAACGCGTGGCTGCCGGTCGAACAGATGCCTCAGTTCTGGTTCTCGGTGACGGCCATCGCGCTGGCGTTCGTGGTGACTGCGATCTTCACCTGGATCTACGGCGTAACGGCCAATCTCTTCGCCCACGGCGTGATGCACACCGTGCGGGTCGACAGCTTCGAGAAGATGCAGCGGCTGGACCAGACGTTCTTCGACGACAAGCAGACGGGCGAGGTCATGGCGGTGCTCAACAACGATACCCAGAATCTGGAGATGTTTCTGGACAACGCCCTGATGAACTCGCTCCGGTTGATCGTGATGGTCCTCGGCATCGCCGGCGTGCTCTTCTATCTCAACTGGCAGCTCGCGCTCATCACGCTGGTCGCCGTGCCGCTGATGGTCGGCTTTACACTCTGGTTCATGCGTGTGGCCGAACCGCGCTACGTCCGCCAGCGGTCGGCCGTCGCCCGACTCAATACCCGGCTGGAGAACTCGATCGCCGGGATGGAGCTGACGAAGACGACTGCGAACGAATCCTACGAGACCGAACGCGTCAGGAAGGCCTCGAAGAACCTCTTCGACCGGACGATCGACGTCCTCAAGCTCACCTACCTCTACCGGCCGGGGATGGAACTGCTCGCCGGCGTCTCCTTCGCCGTCACGTTCCTCGTCGGCGGACTCTGGCTCACGACCGGGACGGCGCCTGGGCCCCTCTCCGGGAGCCTCTCGGTCGGCGACTTCGTCGTCTTCCTGATGCTGACCCAGCGCATCGTCGCGCCGCTCGCGGAGGTCTCGAACATCGTCGACCAGTACGAGAACGCCAAGGCCTCCAGCGAGCGCATCTTCGGGCTGATGGACATCCCGGTCGCGATCCAGGACGACGAAGATCCCGTCTCGCTGCCCGATCCCGACGGACGCGTCGAGTACGACAGCGTCTCCTTCGCCTACGACGATATCATGGCCGACGAGGACCACGAGGCCGAGACCGTGATCGACGATGTCTCCTTTAGCGCCGAGCCGGGCGAGATGGTCGCGCTCGTCGGCCCGACGGGTGCCGGCAAGTCGACGATGCTCAAACTCCTCATGCGACTCTACGACGTCGACGACGGCGAGATCCGCGTCGACGGCCACGACCTGCGGGACGTCGCGATCGAGGATCTCCGCGAAGCAACCGGCTACGTCGGCCAGGAGACGTTCCTCTTCGACGGGACGATCGCCGACAACATCCGCTACGGCAGCCAGGAAGCATCGATAGACGCCGTCCGCGAGGCCGCGAAAGCCGCCGAAGCGCACGAGTTCATCCAGGACCTCGAGGAGGGATACGACACCCGCGTGGGTGAGCGGGGGGTCAAGCTCTCCGGCGGGCAGCGCCAGCGAATCGCCATCGCCCGCACCGTCCTGCAGGACCCGCCGATCCTCGTCCTCGACGAGGCGACCAGCGCCGTGGACACGGAGACCGAACTCGCCATCCAGCGCTCGATCGAGCGCCTGACCGCGGACCGGACGACGCTCGCCATCGCCCACCGGCTGTCGACGATCCGCGACGCGGACACGATTCTCGTCCTCGAAGCGGGAGAGGTCGTCGAGCGCGGCGACCACGAGCAGCTGCTCGCCGAAGATGGCCGCTACGCCGCCCTCTGGAACGTCCAGGCCGGCCAGATCGACGAACCGGCGGAGCTTTCGGGCGACTGA
- a CDS encoding nuclear transport factor 2 family protein yields the protein MSNDAPVLVRRYYDALDAHEYGELETILAPSFVQHRPDRTFEGRDAFVVFMRDERPTTDTRHELLEVVGTDDHVTARGRLLDGEAEPLFEFADCFAVADGRITRLDTYTR from the coding sequence GTGTCCAACGACGCGCCGGTGCTCGTCAGGCGCTACTACGACGCGCTCGACGCCCACGAGTACGGCGAACTCGAAACCATCCTCGCACCGTCGTTCGTCCAGCACCGCCCGGATCGAACGTTCGAGGGTCGCGATGCGTTCGTCGTGTTCATGCGCGACGAGCGGCCGACGACCGACACGCGTCACGAACTGCTCGAGGTAGTGGGCACCGACGATCACGTTACGGCTCGCGGCCGGTTGCTCGACGGCGAGGCGGAACCGCTCTTCGAGTTCGCAGACTGTTTCGCGGTCGCAGACGGCCGGATCACTCGGCTCGATACGTACACCCGATGA
- a CDS encoding MBL fold metallo-hydrolase: MVTTISPDRLKQLLDDDEAFTLLDTRPEESYDAWHVRGAVNYPFGADETVDDGHLDRIDELVGEDDRVVTICATGISSGTLATQLAEELDDREVNAVDGGMKAWSGVYDHVEIDVGESARAVQLQRRAKGCLSYVVGCAETGEAVAVDPTEDIDEVKAAATDGELTIAAVIDTHVHADHVSGGRRLADELDVPYYLGERAAERNLDLEFEGLGRNETIAVGELSLKALYTPGHTSEMISVLVGEDAALTADTLHVDSVGRTELEFSDDDGDEGARMLYESLHRTLLAEPDSLTVLPGHVTVTEEGEFDVGEAGTASEKANGNAVSGGEAGEPVATTIRDARTGIDVLQLDEEAFVERLADPGAKPANYEEIIEINRGVREMDPEDRTELELGPNNCSA; the protein is encoded by the coding sequence ATGGTCACCACCATCTCACCCGACCGACTGAAGCAACTACTGGACGACGACGAGGCGTTCACCCTCCTCGACACTCGCCCCGAGGAGAGTTACGACGCCTGGCACGTTCGCGGGGCCGTCAACTATCCCTTCGGAGCGGACGAGACGGTCGACGACGGCCACCTCGACAGGATCGACGAACTCGTCGGCGAGGACGATCGCGTCGTCACGATCTGTGCGACCGGTATCTCCTCTGGAACTCTCGCGACCCAACTCGCCGAGGAACTGGACGACCGTGAGGTCAACGCCGTCGACGGCGGGATGAAAGCCTGGAGCGGCGTCTACGACCACGTCGAGATCGACGTCGGAGAGTCCGCCCGCGCGGTCCAGCTCCAGCGGCGGGCGAAGGGCTGTCTCTCCTACGTCGTCGGTTGTGCGGAGACCGGCGAGGCCGTCGCCGTCGATCCGACTGAGGATATAGACGAGGTGAAAGCTGCAGCGACGGACGGCGAACTGACGATCGCGGCCGTGATCGACACGCACGTCCACGCCGACCACGTCTCGGGCGGCCGACGCCTCGCCGACGAACTCGACGTGCCGTACTATCTGGGTGAGCGGGCCGCAGAACGCAACCTCGACCTGGAGTTCGAAGGGCTCGGACGCAACGAGACGATAGCGGTCGGCGAGCTCTCGCTCAAAGCGCTGTACACGCCCGGACACACGAGCGAGATGATCTCCGTCCTCGTCGGTGAGGACGCGGCCCTGACGGCCGACACGCTGCACGTCGATTCCGTGGGACGAACGGAGCTCGAATTCAGCGACGACGACGGCGACGAGGGCGCCCGGATGCTCTACGAGTCGCTCCACCGGACGCTGTTGGCCGAACCGGATTCCCTGACCGTGCTTCCGGGCCACGTCACGGTCACCGAAGAGGGTGAGTTCGACGTGGGCGAGGCGGGAACCGCCTCGGAAAAGGCGAACGGCAACGCCGTGAGCGGGGGCGAGGCGGGAGAACCGGTCGCCACGACGATCCGCGACGCCCGAACGGGGATCGACGTCCTCCAGCTCGACGAAGAGGCGTTCGTCGAGCGACTGGCCGATCCCGGTGCGAAGCCAGCTAACTACGAGGAGATAATCGAGATCAACCGCGGTGTCCGAGAAATGGACCCGGAAGACCGAACGGAACTCGAACTCGGGCCGAACAACTGCTCTGCGTGA
- a CDS encoding CPBP family intramembrane glutamic endopeptidase has product MVLDLSEFRSRIDRHRVPAFLLAVYGWSWGWDAVYFSFGWWETLPVYINSFPRQWGLPIGALVVVWASDVPLREWLGRVLRWRLHPGLYLGALALPVFVTNVQPALAALGGGTLRYSPPAPLSLLLGFFLLNVVLFGGVEEFGWRGFLQRQFQGHLSVFSAGLAVGVLWWAWHLPLFLGHPNFAADPLFLFQYTTFVLGASTVLGALVNATDGGVLPAVGMHAAINVGAVLAGSGGILEGVVPLALVVGSGAWWLLAAVLVARYGRSMIPGSALQPLSEPSDRSDPSRRSASRSVQTRR; this is encoded by the coding sequence ATGGTCCTCGATCTCTCCGAGTTCCGGTCACGAATCGATCGCCACCGCGTTCCGGCGTTTCTCCTCGCTGTCTACGGCTGGTCCTGGGGGTGGGACGCGGTCTATTTCTCGTTCGGCTGGTGGGAGACGCTGCCGGTCTACATCAATTCCTTCCCGCGACAGTGGGGCCTCCCGATCGGCGCGCTGGTAGTCGTCTGGGCGAGCGACGTCCCGCTTCGGGAGTGGCTCGGTCGCGTGCTCCGGTGGCGACTCCACCCCGGTCTGTATCTCGGCGCGCTCGCCCTTCCCGTATTCGTCACCAACGTCCAACCGGCGCTCGCCGCGCTCGGCGGGGGGACGCTTCGCTACTCGCCACCTGCCCCGTTGTCTCTGCTACTGGGATTCTTCCTGCTCAACGTGGTCCTCTTCGGCGGCGTCGAGGAGTTCGGGTGGCGCGGATTCCTCCAGCGACAGTTTCAGGGCCACTTATCGGTCTTTTCGGCGGGACTCGCCGTCGGCGTCCTGTGGTGGGCGTGGCACCTCCCGCTCTTTCTCGGCCATCCGAACTTCGCCGCCGACCCGCTGTTCCTCTTCCAGTACACGACGTTCGTCCTCGGCGCGTCGACCGTCCTCGGTGCGCTCGTCAACGCCACAGACGGCGGCGTACTCCCGGCGGTGGGGATGCACGCCGCGATCAACGTCGGGGCCGTCCTGGCGGGATCGGGCGGCATCCTGGAGGGAGTGGTGCCGCTCGCACTCGTCGTCGGTTCGGGCGCGTGGTGGCTGCTCGCCGCCGTTCTGGTTGCGCGCTACGGACGCTCGATGATACCCGGATCCGCGCTCCAGCCGCTGTCGGAGCCGTCCGATCGTTCGGATCCGAGCCGTCGGTCGGCCTCTCGATCGGTACAGACTCGCCGCTGA
- a CDS encoding cytidine deaminase — protein sequence METTPLSAKDEALIERVAATNERTVDPDFFDGAHIVAAGVRTTDGSIYEGVSLPASVGRASMCAEPIAVGAAIADGYGHDEIETSVAVAYPMPSHETDEVRVIPPCGSCRELLADYNEEMRVIVPVDGENRVAPAIDLLPTRTW from the coding sequence ATGGAGACGACACCGCTCTCGGCGAAAGACGAAGCCCTCATCGAGCGAGTCGCAGCGACGAACGAGCGGACGGTCGATCCAGACTTCTTCGACGGCGCCCACATCGTCGCCGCTGGCGTGCGGACGACGGACGGCTCGATCTACGAAGGAGTGAGTCTCCCGGCGAGTGTCGGTCGCGCGTCGATGTGCGCCGAACCGATCGCCGTCGGCGCCGCGATAGCCGACGGGTACGGCCACGACGAGATCGAAACCAGCGTCGCCGTCGCGTACCCGATGCCGTCTCACGAGACGGACGAGGTACGGGTAATTCCGCCGTGTGGCTCCTGCCGGGAACTGCTGGCCGATTACAACGAAGAGATGCGCGTCATCGTCCCCGTCGATGGGGAGAATCGGGTCGCGCCTGCGATCGACCTCCTCCCGACACGGACGTGGTGA
- a CDS encoding AbrB/MazE/SpoVT family DNA-binding domain-containing protein — translation MPRVTTKGQVTIPKDVRDALGIEPGDEITFESVDSGYKIQKKEPTAADGTDPFEKYRGSAESDESMPERMRRLRGEYPRVVDDDEGVPTEDAL, via the coding sequence ATGCCGCGCGTCACCACGAAGGGCCAGGTCACCATCCCCAAGGACGTTCGGGACGCACTCGGAATCGAACCCGGCGACGAAATCACGTTCGAGTCCGTCGACTCCGGCTACAAGATCCAGAAGAAGGAACCAACGGCGGCGGACGGTACTGACCCCTTCGAGAAGTATCGGGGGAGCGCAGAGAGCGACGAATCCATGCCGGAGCGGATGCGGCGACTCCGGGGCGAATACCCCAGAGTTGTCGACGATGATGAAGGTGTCCCGACGGAGGATGCGTTGTGA
- the serS gene encoding serine--tRNA ligase — MLDRTYVREHPEEVRTALANKGVDLDLDRLLAVDEEWRELKARGDDLRHERNQVSQQIGELKRDGRDEEAEDAIERSNDLKTELEEVEQRAGVLEAELEEGLLRLPQIPADEVPVGADESENVERRREGFDDLRELPGEIVPHYDIGEDLELIDFERGAKVAGGGFQFLKGDGARLEHALIQFFLDVHRESGYVDVFPPIPVNSASMQGTGQFPKFTEDAYRIGADNDEPYGDDDLWLLPTAEVPVTNLHRDEIFVDEDLPLKYAAYSPNFRREAGEHGTETRGYVRVHQFNKVELVNFVRPEESDDRFEGLLDEAEEVLRRLELPYRILEMCTGDLGFTQAKKYDIEVWAPGDDMEEGPAEGGRWLEVSSVSNFEDFQARRAGIQYRPERHESAEYVHTLNGSGVAVPRVMVAIMEYYQNEDGTITVPKALRPYMGGQEVIEGHDSVGESALGEGGDD; from the coding sequence ATGCTCGACCGGACCTACGTGCGCGAACACCCCGAAGAGGTACGGACAGCGCTTGCTAACAAAGGGGTCGATCTCGACCTCGACCGACTCCTCGCCGTCGACGAGGAGTGGCGCGAGCTCAAGGCCCGCGGAGACGATTTGCGTCACGAACGCAATCAGGTGAGCCAGCAGATCGGCGAACTCAAGCGCGATGGACGGGACGAAGAAGCCGAGGATGCTATCGAGCGCTCGAACGATCTGAAGACCGAACTCGAAGAGGTAGAACAGCGGGCCGGAGTCCTCGAAGCGGAACTCGAAGAGGGATTGCTCCGCCTCCCCCAGATCCCGGCCGACGAGGTGCCCGTCGGCGCAGACGAGAGCGAGAACGTCGAGCGCCGGCGCGAAGGGTTCGACGACTTGCGCGAGCTGCCCGGCGAGATCGTCCCACACTACGACATCGGCGAGGACCTCGAACTGATCGACTTCGAGCGCGGCGCGAAGGTCGCCGGTGGCGGCTTTCAGTTCCTCAAAGGCGACGGGGCCCGCCTGGAGCACGCGTTGATCCAGTTCTTCCTCGACGTCCACCGCGAGAGCGGCTACGTCGACGTCTTCCCACCGATTCCGGTCAACTCCGCCTCGATGCAGGGCACCGGCCAGTTCCCGAAGTTCACCGAGGACGCCTACCGGATCGGCGCTGACAACGACGAACCCTACGGCGACGACGACCTCTGGCTGCTCCCGACGGCCGAGGTGCCGGTCACCAACTTACACCGCGACGAGATCTTCGTCGACGAGGATCTCCCGCTGAAGTACGCCGCCTACTCGCCGAACTTCCGGCGCGAGGCGGGCGAACACGGCACCGAGACCCGCGGCTACGTCCGCGTCCACCAGTTCAACAAGGTCGAACTCGTCAACTTCGTCCGCCCGGAGGAGAGTGACGACCGCTTCGAGGGGCTGCTCGACGAGGCCGAAGAGGTCCTCCGCCGTCTCGAACTGCCATACCGAATCCTCGAGATGTGCACGGGTGACCTCGGCTTCACCCAGGCCAAGAAGTACGACATCGAGGTCTGGGCGCCGGGCGACGACATGGAGGAGGGACCCGCGGAGGGCGGGCGCTGGCTCGAGGTCTCCTCGGTCTCGAACTTCGAAGACTTCCAGGCCCGTCGCGCGGGCATTCAGTACCGCCCCGAACGCCACGAATCGGCCGAGTACGTCCACACGCTGAACGGCTCCGGCGTCGCCGTCCCGCGCGTGATGGTCGCCATCATGGAGTACTACCAGAACGAGGACGGCACGATAACCGTCCCCAAGGCGCTTCGACCCTACATGGGCGGCCAGGAGGTCATCGAGGGACACGACTCGGTCGGCGAGAGTGCATTGGGAGAAGGGGGCGACGACTGA